The genomic window GGGATGACCATGAACGACCAGAACCAGCCGCAGCAAATCAATATCGAACTCGGCGAGAAGGAAGCGGAAGGAATCTATTCCAACCTGGCTATCATCACGCATTCGCCGGCGGAATTCGTCATCGATTTCACACGCGTCCTGCCGGGTATTCCAAAAGCGAAAGTCCATGCCCGCATCGTCATGACGCCTCAACACATGAAGATGCTTCTCTCCGCCATCAAGAGCAATATTGAGAACTATGAGAAGAAGTTCGGAGAGATCAAGCTGGTGGGGGAGGCAGCGGGCGCTCCGTTGTTCGGATTCCAGCCACCCGGCAAAGAAGAGAAGGTGAACTAGCGGGCTCACAGGAGGACTGCTGGTTCACAAAATGTAACGGCTGAGATCCCTGTTCTTGACAATTGAGCTCAGCTTTTCGACGACAAGATTCTTCGTCACACTGATCGTCGTCGATGTGATTGCGTCAGGGGCATCGAACAGGGGCTCCTCGAGTAGGGTAGTAAGGATTGTGTGGAGGCGCCGCGCACCGATATTCTCAACTTGTTCGTTCACCTCAAAAGCAACCCTCGCAATTTCTTTCACCGCTTCGTCCTCGAATTCAAGCGTTATACCTTCGGTCTGAAGCAGCGCCGCATACTGCTTGAGAAGGGCGTTGTTTGGCAGCGTCAGAATTTTCACGAAATCTTCTTCAGTCAGACTCTGAAGTTCTACGCGAATCGGGAAGCGGCCCTGGAGTTCGGGGATGAGGTCGGAAGGCTTGGCCACGTGAAACGCCCCTGATGCGATGAAGAGAATGTGGTCCGTCTTCACCATCCCGTGCTTGGTCGTAACGCTGGAACCCTCCACAATAGGAAGGAGGTCGCGCTGAACTCCTTCTCGCGACACATCCGGACCGGATGTCTGTCCCCGGCTGCTAGCGATTTTGTCAATTTCGTCGATGAACACGATGCCGGAATTCTCAACACGCTGCAGTGCCTCTCTCGTTGCCTTTTCCATGTCGATGAGCTTCTGGGCTTCCTCCTGTGTGAGCAGGAGCTTCGCCTCGGCAACGCTCAGCTTACGCTGTTTGTTCTTTTTCGGAAATAAATTCCCGAACATGTCCTGTACGTTGATTCCCATGTCTTCGAGGCTCATCGGGCCCATGACCTGCATGAGAGGAACCTGAGACGTAGGAACATCGATGTCGATGGTCCGGTGGTCGAAATCGCCGGCCTTTAGTTTTTCACGGAATTTCTCGCGGGTTTTTCGACTCTCATCGTCCGCGGCTGCATCATGCCCTTCCTGCGATGATCCTTCCGGCCGGCGGATGGGGGGAAGCAGTTCGTCGAGGATGCGTTCTTCGGCAAGTGTGAGGGCTTTCGTCTGAACCTCGGCCGTCTTCTCGGCCTTGACCATGTTCACCGCGATTTCCGTCAGGTCACGGATCATCGATTCCACGTCTCTGCCGACGTAGCCGACTTCAGTGAATTTCGATGCTTCGACTTTGATGAAGGGCGCATTCGCGAGCTTTGCCAGACGTCTGGCAATTTCTGTCTTACCGACGCCCGTGGGGCCGATCAGGATGATGTTGTTCGGCATGATTTCTTCCCGGAGATGCTCGGGTGCCTGCAGTCGGCGCCAGCGGTTACGGAGAGCGATGGCAACGGATTTCTTCGCGTTCTGTTGACCGATGATGTACTCGTCGAGCTCCTTGACGATCTCGCGCGGTGTAAGCTCGCGACCGTTGTCTACAGGAGGTTTCTTCTTTGATCCGGACATGCTAGAGCTCTTCTATGGTAAGATTGCCATTTGTGTAAATGCAGATTTGCGAGGCCGCCTGGAGCGACTCGCTCACAACTTCCTTCGCGCTCATCTGCGTGTGTTTGAGCAGCATTCGGGAAGCAGCCAGCGCGTACGCTCCCCCGGATCCGATGGCCACAATCCCGTCGTCGGGTTCGATGACTTCTCCCGTCCCGGAAATGACAAGTGAGTGCGACTTGTCCATTGCAGCAAGCAGGGCCTCCAACTGGCGCAGGTATTTGTCGGTTCGCCAGAGTTTCGCAAGCTCGACCGCGGCCCGGACAAGTTGACCCTGGTGCTGCTCCAGCTTCTCTTCAAATCGGTCGAGAAGGCTGAAAGCATCTGCAGCGGCGCCAGCAAACCCCACCAGGACGTTCCCCTGATGCAATTTGCGGATCTTGTTCGCGTTCTGCTTCATCACGGTTGATCCGAGCGTCACCTGACCGTCGCCTCCGAGGGCGACACGGCCATCCTTTCGCACCCCGAGTATCGTCGTTGCGTGGAGTTGTTCTATCATAGGAACTTCTTTCCGGTAGGATCTAGATTTTCTTGCGCAGGCGCGCTATGGGAATGCCCAATTGCTCGCGGTATTTCGCGACAGTACGGCGGGCGATTTTGACTCCTTCGCCTCCCACCATCGCCGCGATTTTGTCGTCATTCAGAGGTTTCTTGGTGTCTTCCGCTGCGATAATGTCCTTGATCCGAAGTTTGATCGTTTGGTTGGACACGTCCTCTCCCGAATCGGTCTCGAGGCCGGACGTGAAAAACTGTTTCAGAGAGTGTACACCAAACTCGGTCTGCACATATTTGCTGTTGACGACGCGGCTGATCGTGGAGATATCGACGCCGACAACCTCTGCTATGTCCTTGTATATCATCGGCTTCAGGACTTCTCCGTGTTCGAACCAATGGCGCTGCCGGGCCACGATTGCCCGCATGACCTTCAAGAGCGTTTCGCGTCGTTGGTGAATCGAGGCAATAAACCATTTTGCTGCTTCGAATTTCTGCTTGATGAAATCCTTTGCCTCCTTCGAGGCTTTTTTCCCTTTCGGGGCAACGAGGTCTCTGTATGCTTTGTTAATGCGAAGGGCAGGGAGGTTGCGGTCGTGAAGTGAGATGATAAAATCGCCATCGTCATTCTCGACGATAAAGTCCGGCGTGATGTAGTTCTCCTGCGCCGAGAACTCGCCTTCCCCTGGTTTTGGATTTAGGTGCTGGATCAGCTCGATGACCTTCTTGAGGGTCTCCATCCCGACCTTGAGACTATTGCCGAGATTGTCAAATCTCTTGAGTTTCAGATCATCAAAATGCACTTGCAGTATCTTGAGTGATAACTCCTTGATATAAGGATCGCACTTGATCGTCTTCATTTGAGCGATCAGGCACTCTTGAAGTGTTCGGGCGGCGATCCCCGGAGGATCAAGAACCTGCAAACGTTTGAGGACCTCTTCCGCCTGTTGAAGGGTGATCTCGAGACCAAATGTGAGGTTGAGGTCCTGGACAATCAGTGCCAGCTCGCGACGGAGGTATCCATCTTCGTCCACATTGCCGATAATCTCTTCGGCGATCAGAAACTCCGTGTCATCCTCGCATTGGAGGCGGAACTGGCTCAGGAGCCGCTCGGACATCGGAACGCTCGACGCGATGGGGCGTTCGTATTCTTCGTCTTCGTCCTGCGACTTGTAGGCTTCGGGGCTCTTATACCCGGCAGATTCATCGTTGATGTAGTCTTCGAGAGAGTAGGAATCATCTTCCTTGTTCTCGACTTTTTCTTCTTTTTCTTCCTTCTCCGCCTGAGCGGAATCATCAGGAGTTTCTTCGGGCTCTGACTGTTCTTCCACTTGATCCATTTCCTCGACTGTCTCGAGGAGCGGATTCACTTCCAGTTCGGTCTTGATGCGTTGCTCGAGCGCCATTGTCGGGAGCTGGAGCAGCTTCAGGTATT from Ignavibacteriales bacterium includes these protein-coding regions:
- a CDS encoding DUF3467 domain-containing protein, whose product is MNDQNQPQQINIELGEKEAEGIYSNLAIITHSPAEFVIDFTRVLPGIPKAKVHARIVMTPQHMKMLLSAIKSNIENYEKKFGEIKLVGEAAGAPLFGFQPPGKEEKVN
- the hslU gene encoding ATP-dependent protease ATPase subunit HslU, which encodes MSGSKKKPPVDNGRELTPREIVKELDEYIIGQQNAKKSVAIALRNRWRRLQAPEHLREEIMPNNIILIGPTGVGKTEIARRLAKLANAPFIKVEASKFTEVGYVGRDVESMIRDLTEIAVNMVKAEKTAEVQTKALTLAEERILDELLPPIRRPEGSSQEGHDAAADDESRKTREKFREKLKAGDFDHRTIDIDVPTSQVPLMQVMGPMSLEDMGINVQDMFGNLFPKKNKQRKLSVAEAKLLLTQEEAQKLIDMEKATREALQRVENSGIVFIDEIDKIASSRGQTSGPDVSREGVQRDLLPIVEGSSVTTKHGMVKTDHILFIASGAFHVAKPSDLIPELQGRFPIRVELQSLTEEDFVKILTLPNNALLKQYAALLQTEGITLEFEDEAVKEIARVAFEVNEQVENIGARRLHTILTTLLEEPLFDAPDAITSTTISVTKNLVVEKLSSIVKNRDLSRYIL
- the hslV gene encoding ATP-dependent protease subunit HslV; this encodes MIEQLHATTILGVRKDGRVALGGDGQVTLGSTVMKQNANKIRKLHQGNVLVGFAGAAADAFSLLDRFEEKLEQHQGQLVRAAVELAKLWRTDKYLRQLEALLAAMDKSHSLVISGTGEVIEPDDGIVAIGSGGAYALAASRMLLKHTQMSAKEVVSESLQAASQICIYTNGNLTIEEL
- the rpoN gene encoding RNA polymerase factor sigma-54, which gives rise to MINLSQQMRLGLKLTPQQVQYLKLLQLPTMALEQRIKTELEVNPLLETVEEMDQVEEQSEPEETPDDSAQAEKEEKEEKVENKEDDSYSLEDYINDESAGYKSPEAYKSQDEDEEYERPIASSVPMSERLLSQFRLQCEDDTEFLIAEEIIGNVDEDGYLRRELALIVQDLNLTFGLEITLQQAEEVLKRLQVLDPPGIAARTLQECLIAQMKTIKCDPYIKELSLKILQVHFDDLKLKRFDNLGNSLKVGMETLKKVIELIQHLNPKPGEGEFSAQENYITPDFIVENDDGDFIISLHDRNLPALRINKAYRDLVAPKGKKASKEAKDFIKQKFEAAKWFIASIHQRRETLLKVMRAIVARQRHWFEHGEVLKPMIYKDIAEVVGVDISTISRVVNSKYVQTEFGVHSLKQFFTSGLETDSGEDVSNQTIKLRIKDIIAAEDTKKPLNDDKIAAMVGGEGVKIARRTVAKYREQLGIPIARLRKKI